The Paludisphaera rhizosphaerae genome contains the following window.
TCTTCCCGACGCCCTCCGGCAAGTGCGAGCTTTACTCCGAGCAGATGGCCCGCGACGGCTTCGACCCGCTGCCGACGTACATCCCACCGCTCGAAGATCCGCAATCCCGTCTCGATCTCGCCGCCCGGTACCCGATCCAGCTCCTGAGCCCGCCCCGCCCCCAGTTCCTCAACTCGACCTTCGCCAACTCGCAGCGTCACCGCGACCACGCTGGCGACCCGACCGTCGAATTATCCGCCGACGACGCCCAGGCTCGGGACATCCGGGAAGGCTCCTGGGTGGAAGTCTTCAACGACCGAGGCTCCTTCCGCGCCCGTGCGGCTCTCACCGGCTCCGTCCGACCCGGCGTGGCCGTCGCCGCTGGCATCTACTGGAACAAACTCTCGCCGAGCGGCTCCAACGCCAACAACACAACTTCCTCCGCCCTCACCGACATGGGAGGCGGCGCGACCTTCTTCGACAACCTGGTTGAAATCAAGTCTGCCGACGAATGACGACAGCATCTGAGTCGCCGTTGATCTTGCCGTCTCAACGGGGACTGTCCGCCCTCCCACCGCATCGGTCTGCCGCAGCCAGACCACGCGAGACTTGTGGCTGCACGATGGGACACAGGAGAATGGACGTCTCGATCTCCTGAGGCCCTACGATGCTCGGCGGACACTCGCCGAATCACGATCGAAATGAAGAGGACTCCCATGGCAAGCCGAACAGCCTGGATCATGTTGTTCCTGTGTGGGACGGCCGCCGCCTCCGAGCCGCCCGCTGATCGAACCAAGGTCCGAATCGTCCTCGCCGGCGATTCGACCGTGACGGACGACGCCGGTTGGGGGAAGGGCTTTGCGAATCTCCTCATGGGGGACGTCGAGGTCGTCAATCTGGCGAAGGGTGGACGAAGCTCGAAGAGCTACAGAGCCGAGGGCTGGTGGAAGAAGTGCCTGGAGTTGAAGCCGAACTATATCCTGATCCAGTTCGGCCACAACGACCAACCCGGCAAGGGTCCCGAGCGGGAGACCGACCCGGAGACGACCTTTCGCGAGAACATCATCCGATACGTCGATGAAGCTCGGGCCGTGGGCGCGATCCCGATCGTCGTCACCTCGCTCTCGCGTCGACAGTGGGGGAAGGACGGCAAGATCCAGTCGACGCTGGTCCCCTACGTCGAGTCCGTGAAGAAGCTCGCCGCCGAGCGCAACGCCCCGCTGATCGACCTGCATGCTCGGAGCATCGAGCTTTATGAGAAGATGGGACGTGAAGGGTGTCTTGAGATCTCCCCCCGGACGGAGAAGAACGGCGTCGATGGAACGCACCTGAACGCCCGAGGCGCTGAGGTGATCGCCCCGCTCGTCGCGAACGAGCTTCGGCGAGCCGTGCCGGCGCTCGCACAGTTCGTCCCGCCCGACTCCGTTGCTCCTGTTCGACCAGATACGAAGTAGCTAAATGGCACCAGCCCCCGTCGCAGGCTCAGTGGCGACGACCGGCTCACAACAGCGTCGATGCGTCGATCCGTGATGTCGTGGAAGTAGAATCTTCAGACACCTGTCGCCGAGCATCCGGTCGATCGTGGTGGGCTTTGTGATGGCGTCGCAACCCCGCGAACGCGTTCTCGCAGCCCCATTCTCAAGGCGCTGCCCCTAGGTCGAGTGGTCTTGTAGTACCGCCTAGTTCGGGCGAGAACGCAACGAATTCCCGGTTCACCCCCCGTCGAACATGAAGGTTATTCAATCAGAGACCGAACCGCATAAGCGGTATCGCGGATTTACCGCGTTCGTGCAGGGCTTCGAGCGTGATCATCGCTCGCCCTGATTCAGCGTCTTTAACGCCAACGCACGGCCCACCGAAGGCCTTCGAGCCTCGTGAAATCGACGTCCGCTTCGACGCCGCAATTTTAGAATAGATTGCCGCCATTTTGAAGCGCGGGCCCCCGGGTCCTCGATTATGATCCGAGCGTCGATTCGCTCTGATTCACCCCAATTCTGATGGGGTCGTGCGTTCATACAACCGCCGAACGACGAGACGACCGCAAATCCCGGAGTCTTCGGATCTCCTGCGCACATGAGGGGAGCGAGGCTGGTCGTCTTCCGATGAGGAGCCAGGTCATGACGAGCCGGCAGGTCGTCTTTGATGTGCGGAGCGAGACGCTGACGACGATCGCGCTCATCGTCGTCCTCCTCATGCTCATCGTCATGTTCGCTCCGGTCGTCCGGGCGGCCGAGTCGCAGGAAACACGAACAATCACCGTGGCCGTGGACGGAAGCGGCGAATTCAAGTCGATCCAGGAGGCTCTGGCGTCCCTCTCGGAGGAAGCTCCTGGCCGCACCATCCTGAGCCTCAAGCCTGGGAGGTATCAGGGGCCGATCCTCGTGGCGAAATCCAAGCCGAGGATCTCGTTCGTGGGCTCCGGCGCTGAGAAGACGATCATCACTTATGGGTTGAACGTCTACGAAACGCAGGAGCCGCAACCGCAGGGTTTCCGCGACCCCGCGGCGGACGCCCTCAAACACTATCGAGGCACCGGAGTGGTCGTCCTGGGGGACGACTTTCAGGCGGCCGATATCACTTTCCAGAACACCTCAGGAGACCACGGACAGGCGATCGCTCTGCGGATCGACGGCGATCGCGCCGCACTCAAGAACTGCCGCATCCTGGGCTGGCAAGACACGCTCCGTGCTGAGAAAGGCCGTCAATACTACCGCGAGTGCCTCATCGAAGGCCGGGTCGACTTCATCTACGGTGGTGCAACCGCCGTTTTCGACCGCTGTGAGATCCGCAGCAAGAACGGCGGCTACGTCACGGCAGCCAGCACGCCCGAGGACCACCCATTCGGCTATGTCTTCCTTCACTGTCGGCTGACCGCCGATCCCACGTCATGGTCGAACCCGTTCCCCGAAACGCCTGGGCCTCCGCCTCGTGCCTTCCTCGGCCGTCCCTGGAGGCCCCATGCCTGTGTCGCCTTTCTCGGATGCGAGATGGGTGATCACATCCGGCCCGAGGGTTGGGACAACTGGCGCAAAGCCGAGAACGAGGCGACCGCCCGATACGCCGAGTACGGCAGCACCGGCCCTGGCGCGAATCCCGAGAAGCGGGCCGGTTGGTCAAGACAGCTCACGAAGGAACAGGCCGAGAAGATCACCGTCGAGGCTGTTCTCGCCGGCACAGACGGCTGGCGGCCCGGCGACTAACTCAGCCGACGATCCAACGCCCCTGCATCTGCACGCGCATACCAATCGTGAGGTGATCATGCGGCATATTTATTATTTCGTTGGATCGACTCTCCTGGTCGGTGCAACGTACGCCCTCGTTGGCTG
Protein-coding sequences here:
- a CDS encoding rhamnogalacturonan acetylesterase, which produces MASRTAWIMLFLCGTAAASEPPADRTKVRIVLAGDSTVTDDAGWGKGFANLLMGDVEVVNLAKGGRSSKSYRAEGWWKKCLELKPNYILIQFGHNDQPGKGPERETDPETTFRENIIRYVDEARAVGAIPIVVTSLSRRQWGKDGKIQSTLVPYVESVKKLAAERNAPLIDLHARSIELYEKMGREGCLEISPRTEKNGVDGTHLNARGAEVIAPLVANELRRAVPALAQFVPPDSVAPVRPDTK
- a CDS encoding pectinesterase family protein, with product MTSRQVVFDVRSETLTTIALIVVLLMLIVMFAPVVRAAESQETRTITVAVDGSGEFKSIQEALASLSEEAPGRTILSLKPGRYQGPILVAKSKPRISFVGSGAEKTIITYGLNVYETQEPQPQGFRDPAADALKHYRGTGVVVLGDDFQAADITFQNTSGDHGQAIALRIDGDRAALKNCRILGWQDTLRAEKGRQYYRECLIEGRVDFIYGGATAVFDRCEIRSKNGGYVTAASTPEDHPFGYVFLHCRLTADPTSWSNPFPETPGPPPRAFLGRPWRPHACVAFLGCEMGDHIRPEGWDNWRKAENEATARYAEYGSTGPGANPEKRAGWSRQLTKEQAEKITVEAVLAGTDGWRPGD